GCCATAATGAGCTCCTCCGGCAAGGGCTCCTACTTCGTTAAGGGGCCTGAAGACGTCCCGAAGGCCTGGGAAGAGGCCAAGAAGAAGGCGAGGGGAAGCGCCGACAGGATAATCGTGGAGGAGCACATCGACTTCGACGTCGAGATAACCGAGCTGGCAGTGAGGCACTACGACGAGAACGGCGAGATAGTTACGACCTTCCCGAAGCCGGTCGGCCACTACCAGATCGACGGTGACTATCATTCCAGCTGGCAGCCGGCGGAGATAAGCGAGAAAGCCGAGCGCGAGGTTTATCGCATAGCGAAGCGCATCACCGACGTCCTCGGCGGTTTGGGACTCTTTGGCGTCGAGATGTTCGTGAAGGGCGACAAGGTCTGGGCCAACGAGGTCTCGCCGAGGCCCCACGACACGGGGATGGTTACCCTGGCTTCCCACCCGACGGGCTTTTCAGAGTTCGGACTCCACCTCAGGGCCGTTTTGGGGCTTCCAATTCCGGGAGAATGGGTCAACGGTTACAGGCTCTTCCCGATGCTGACTCCAGCGGCAACTCACGTCATAAAGGCCAACGTCTCCGGCTATTCCCCCCGCTTCAGGGGGCTAACCAGAGCTCTGAGCGTCCCCAACGCAACGATTCGCCTCTTTGGAAAGCCGGAGGCGTACCCCGGGAGGAGGCTCGGGGTCGTGCTTGCCTGGGATTTCGATGTTGGAGAGGCGAAGAAACGCGCCGAGATGGTCGCCCACATGGTGGAGCTTAGAACCAGGAGTTCGGGGTGGCACTCCCAGGACTACGAGAGGAGAAAACACCTGATTTGATTAACACCTTGTTACAGTTCGACGGAAAAAGGAAAGACTTAAAAATGCTAAAATGTTCCAAAATGTGTGCTTGAATCAGGTGTTTCTAAAATAAAGTGAGGGTTGAATAAGAGATTGTCCTGATGCGGGCTTATGCCCGCATCCTTTCCCTGTACTCTTCGAGCTTCTCCCTCAGCTTCCCGTCCTTTACCGCGAGGATCTCCACTGCCAGCAATGCGGCGTTTTTACCGTTGTCTATGCCGACGGTGGCGACCGGGACACCCGGCGGAAGCTGTGCTATGCTCAGGAGTGCGTCGAGGCCGTTGAGCTTGGCCGAGACCGGAACCCCGATGACGGGCTTGACCGTGTGGGCCGCTATGACGCCTGGCAGAGCGGCGCTCAGCCCGGCTATCGCTATGAAAACGTCGTAGTCCTTCTTCGCCAGCTCCTCGACCTTTTTCGGGTTTCTGTGGGCCGAGGCGACCTCGACGTCGTAGTCAACGCCGAACTCGTCGAGAACCCCGGTAACCTTCTCGGCTATGTGGGAATCGCTCCTGCTTCCCATCACCACGAGCACCTTCATGGACTTCACCGGATGGAGTTCGCTTTGACCTTTATAAGTTTTGCCATTTTAATGTAAAAACAAAGCTTAAAAACTTAAATTTTTGACAAATACATGGTGAAGTTCATGAAGGTTCTGCTCGTTGGGGGTGGAGGTAGGGAGAACGCCATCGGCGAGGCGCTCGTGAGGAGCGGCGCCGAGCTGTACGTCGTCTCAAGGCACAAAAATCCGGGGCTGGCGAGGCTCGCCAGGGGATATGGCCTGGCCAGGGAGACGGATACCGAAAAAGTACTCGAACTCGCCCGGAAATGGGGGGTGGAGCTTGCCTTCATAGGGCCGGAGGCACCGCTTGAGAAGGGCATAGTTGATTTCCTTGAGCGCGAGGGCATTCCAGCGGTCGGACCGACCAAAGAGGCCGCTCGGCTTGAGACCAACAAGGCCTTTGCCCGCTCTCTCATGGAGAAGTATGAGATCCCCGGCAGGAAGCTCTTCCGCGTCTTTGATGACGTCTCCGAGATGCGCTCGTGGATAGACGATTTTGGAAAGCCTGTCGTTGTGAAGCCCCTCGGGCTCACCGGCGGAAAGGGGGTTAAGGTCGTCGGCTATCAGCTGAGGGACAACGAGGAAGCAAAAGCCTATGCCGAGGAGCTGATCAGGAAAGACGGCCGGGTTCTTGTCGAAGAAAGGACGGACGGGGTGGAGTTTACCTTTCAGGTTTTCAGCGACGGGAAGAGAGTACTCCCGATGCCCCTCGCCCAGGACTATCCCCACGCCTACGAGAATGATGAAGGCCCCATAACAGGTGGAATGGGGAGTTACTCGTGCTCAAACCACCTCCTTCCGTTTGTAACCACAGAGGACTATGAGAGGGCCTTTGAAACGCTCAAAGCAACGATCAGGGCCATGCGAAAGAACGGAACGCCCTACAGAGGAATCTTATACGGCCAGTTCATGCTCTCCAAGGAAGGCCCCGTCATAATCGAGTACAACGCCCGCTTCGGCGACCCGGAGGCCATGAACGTTCTTCCGCTCCTCAAGACCCCGCTGACAGAGATAGCCGAGGGAATCATTGACGGCAACCTTAGGAAGGTGGAGTTTGAGAAAAAAGCCACCGTTATCAAGTACCTCGCACCCAAGGGCTATCCAACGAACCCGGTTAAAGGTGTCCGGGTCGAGGTTGATGAAAAGGCTGTAGCCGAAACCGGGGCGAAGCTCTACTACGCCTCCGTTGACGAGAACCTCACGCTCCTCGGTTCCCGTGCCATAGCGGTCGTTGGAATCGCCGATACCCTCAAAGAGGCGGAGAGGATAGCGCAGAGCGCCATCGGCCACGTTAAGGGTGAGCTGTTCTACAGGAGGGATGTGGGCACTAGGGAGAGCGTCGGGAAGAGGATCCGCCTGATGGGAGAGTTTGGAAGGGAATTCGAGCCGAATTCATGCTGAGGTGGTGGAGATGATAAGCCGCGAGGAGATTTTGAGAATCCTTGAGAAGTACGACCCTGAAAAGATAACCGTTGGAGTCATCGGGAGCCACTCCGCCCTGGACATAGCCGACGGTGCGAAGGAGGAGGGCCTGCCCGTACTCGTTGTCGCCCAGAGGGGCAGGCACAGGACTTACGCGGAGTACTTCAAGCTCCGGAGGACGAAAGACGGTCTGACCAAGGGGTTCATTGACGAGGTTATGATCCTAGAGAAGTTCGCCCAAATCGTGGAAATCCAAGAGGAGCTGGTGAAGAGGAACGTTATCTTCGTCCCAAACCGCTCCTTCGTGGTCTACACGGGCATTGACAGGGTTGAGAACGAGTTTCACGTTCCGCTCTTCGGCAGCAGGAACCTGCTCAGGAGCGAGGAGAGGAGCGAAGAGAAGAGCTACTACTGGCTGCTTGAGAAAGCTAGGCTCCCCTATCCCGAACCGGTAAAGCCGGAGGACATCGACGACGTCGGTCTCGTCATCGTCAAGCTCCCGCACGCGAAGAAGAGGCTTGAGCGCGGCTTCTTCACTGCTGCAAGCTACAATGAGTTCCGCGAGAAGGCTGAGAAGCTCATCAAGCTCGGCGTAATCACCGAGGAAGACCTCGCCAGGGCCAGAATCGAGCGCTACATAATCGGACCGGTCTTCAACTTCGACTTCTTCTACTCCCCGATTGACGGGGAGATTGAGCTTCTGGGAATCGACTGGCGCTTCGAGACCAGTCTGGACGGTCATGTGAGGCTTCCGGCAAGCCAGCAGCTAACACTCCCAGAATGGCAGTTC
This window of the Thermococcus sp. genome carries:
- a CDS encoding ATP-grasp domain-containing protein; amino-acid sequence: AIMSSSGKGSYFVKGPEDVPKAWEEAKKKARGSADRIIVEEHIDFDVEITELAVRHYDENGEIVTTFPKPVGHYQIDGDYHSSWQPAEISEKAEREVYRIAKRITDVLGGLGLFGVEMFVKGDKVWANEVSPRPHDTGMVTLASHPTGFSEFGLHLRAVLGLPIPGEWVNGYRLFPMLTPAATHVIKANVSGYSPRFRGLTRALSVPNATIRLFGKPEAYPGRRLGVVLAWDFDVGEAKKRAEMVAHMVELRTRSSGWHSQDYERRKHLI
- the purE gene encoding 5-(carboxyamino)imidazole ribonucleotide mutase, whose protein sequence is MKVLVVMGSRSDSHIAEKVTGVLDEFGVDYDVEVASAHRNPKKVEELAKKDYDVFIAIAGLSAALPGVIAAHTVKPVIGVPVSAKLNGLDALLSIAQLPPGVPVATVGIDNGKNAALLAVEILAVKDGKLREKLEEYRERMRA
- the purD gene encoding phosphoribosylamine--glycine ligase, which produces MKVLLVGGGGRENAIGEALVRSGAELYVVSRHKNPGLARLARGYGLARETDTEKVLELARKWGVELAFIGPEAPLEKGIVDFLEREGIPAVGPTKEAARLETNKAFARSLMEKYEIPGRKLFRVFDDVSEMRSWIDDFGKPVVVKPLGLTGGKGVKVVGYQLRDNEEAKAYAEELIRKDGRVLVEERTDGVEFTFQVFSDGKRVLPMPLAQDYPHAYENDEGPITGGMGSYSCSNHLLPFVTTEDYERAFETLKATIRAMRKNGTPYRGILYGQFMLSKEGPVIIEYNARFGDPEAMNVLPLLKTPLTEIAEGIIDGNLRKVEFEKKATVIKYLAPKGYPTNPVKGVRVEVDEKAVAETGAKLYYASVDENLTLLGSRAIAVVGIADTLKEAERIAQSAIGHVKGELFYRRDVGTRESVGKRIRLMGEFGREFEPNSC
- a CDS encoding formate--phosphoribosylaminoimidazolecarboxamide ligase family protein, giving the protein MISREEILRILEKYDPEKITVGVIGSHSALDIADGAKEEGLPVLVVAQRGRHRTYAEYFKLRRTKDGLTKGFIDEVMILEKFAQIVEIQEELVKRNVIFVPNRSFVVYTGIDRVENEFHVPLFGSRNLLRSEERSEEKSYYWLLEKARLPYPEPVKPEDIDDVGLVIVKLPHAKKRLERGFFTAASYNEFREKAEKLIKLGVITEEDLARARIERYIIGPVFNFDFFYSPIDGEIELLGIDWRFETSLDGHVRLPASQQLTLPEWQFEPEYTVTGHASSTLRESLLEKVFDMAERYVKATQEYYPPGMIGPFTLQTAVDKDLNFYIYDVAPRTGGGTNIHMAVGHPYGNSLWRKPMSTGRRIALEIKRAIELDELEKVVT